Proteins found in one Triticum aestivum cultivar Chinese Spring chromosome 4D, IWGSC CS RefSeq v2.1, whole genome shotgun sequence genomic segment:
- the LOC123100069 gene encoding uncharacterized protein: MGFLHKTSKQTAKLKSLLGLAVSRIAVARRPRLARKSIACSDVSQLLVLGHLNRALHRAEQVIQEDNMLEAFGIIELYCKRLIEQAEQLDKPQECGEELREAAASIMFAAGWCGDLQELLFARTILADKFGGDFAVAAKEGTGIVDPILVWKLSGSTAGMELKKKVTKEIAAENNILVDFSELPEATEDGNDMLVDFFELQEATEEGNNNVPDSQELLGEMPCQDDMDESSESDNDHPHSHGTNTPGLESDENVHIVTNSDGSDDEVKGRRNRRWWRLGCA; encoded by the exons ATGGGATTCCTCCACAAGACCTCCAAGCAGACAGCGAAGCTCAAGTCCCTCCTCGGGCTCGCCGTCTCCCGCATCGCCGTCGCCCGCCGGCCGCGCCTTGCTCGCAAGTCCATCGCCTGCAGCGATGTCAGCCAGCTCCTCGTCCTCGGCCACCTCAACCGCGCCCTCCACCGC GCAGAGCAGGTTATCCAGGAGGACAACATGCTGGAGGCGTTCGGCATCATAGAGCTCTACTGCAAGCGCCTTATCGAGCAGGCTGAGCAGTTAGACAAGCCACA GGAgtgcggcgaggagctacgggaaGCGGCGGCCAGCATCATGTTCGCCGCCGGGTGGTGCGGCGACCTGCAGGAGCTGCTGTTTGCCCGTACCATCCTCGCAGACAAGTTCGGCGGCGACTTTGCTGTCGCGGCCAAGGAGGGCACTGGCATCGTCGACCCCATC TTGGTATGGAAGCTGTCCGGAAGCACAGCAGGCATGGAGCTGAAGAAGAAAGTGACCAAAGAGATCGCCGcggagaacaacatcttggtggacTTCTCCGAGCTCCCGGAAGCAACGGAGGACGGCAACGATATGTTGGTGGACTTCTTTGAGCTCCAAGAAGCAACCGAGGAAGGCAACAACAACGTTCCAGACAGTCAGGAGCTCCTCGGCGAAATGCCATGCCAGGACGACATGGATGAAAGTTCAGAGTCGGACAATGACCATCCTCACTCACATGGAACAAATACACCCGGGCTGGAGAGCGACGAGAATGTGCACATTGTTACCAACTCTGATGGATCAGATGATGAGGTTAAAGGTCGGCGCAACCGAAGGTGGTGGCGCCTTGGGTGTGCATGA
- the LOC123098013 gene encoding LYR motif-containing protein 4, with the protein MAAAGPAKTEVLSLFRAFLRTARQFSDYNIREYTRRRAADAFRENRALADAPAAAAAFADGKQQLEVAKRQVLVYSLYAPKAKSVVEMKIQ; encoded by the coding sequence ATGGCGGCGGCGGGCCCAGCCAAGACGGAGGTGCTGTCCCTCTTCCGCGCCTTCCTCCGCACGGCGAGGCAGTTCTCCGACTACAACATCCGCGAGTACACGCGGCGCCGCGCGGCGGACGCCTTCCGCGAGAACCGCGCCCTCGCCGACgcgccggccgcggcggcggctttcGCGGACGGGAAGCAGCAGCTGGAGGTGGCCAAGCGGCAAGTGCTGGTGTACTCTCTGTACGCGCCCAAGGCCAAGAGCGTTGTGGAGATGAAGATTCAGTGA